AGTATTTGCGCTAGTTGTTATGGTCGCTTTTGTTAAATGGCGCAGCACTTCAGGTCGTGTAAAAAATGGAAATAGAGGGTGAAGTATGAGTAGTAACCTAGGTATGGAGACCAGCAAGCCCGTCGTTGACCCCAAAACAGTGCGACGTGGCCGCTTAACCTTGATAGCTCTGGTGGTGTTTTTTGCATTACCTTTCATTATTGCCAAAGCCATTTTGAGCAACAACTGGTATGAGTCGGGCGTGACCAATCACGGTCAGCTCATTGAGCCTCGAATGACGTTTGAAACCCTTGGCCTTGATAATCCACTGCAGAGCCAAAGTTGGCAGCTAGGTTTTATGCTACCGGCCGCGTGTGATGAAGCTTGTATGAACCGACTTTACATCATGGGGCAGACCTACCTCGCTTTAGGCAAGTATAAAGAGCGCGTGACACCCGTTGTATATGTTCTCCCTGGACAAGCACTGCCAGAACTTCCAGAGACACTCACTGTGGTAACTGTTAACGATGCGTTTAAGGGCGCGGTGCCATCGCAGGGCTATCTTATTGCAGACACGTTGGGTCAGTTGGTGATGTTTTTCCCTCCCGCTACCAAAGAAGAGCAGGTATCGCACAGTAAAGGACTACTCTCCGACCTAAGAAAGCTGTTGAAGCTTTCAAGAGTTGGGTGATCAGTAAACAGAGCAGAATCGGTAGGCAGAGCAAGGAGTCGCTATGGGATTGATGAACTTAGTTAAAGCAGCACTCGTTTTGACCGTTGTGGTCATTGCCATGGGAGCGTACACACGTTTGGCAGATGCTGGGCTTGGTTGCCCTGATTGGCCAGGGTGCTACGGCAAGCTGACTGTACCGAGCTCCAAAGTGGATGTAGAAGTTGCCAATACTTTGTATCCAGAGCGTGCGGTAGAACCTTATAAAGCTTGGCTTGAAATGATTCATCGCTATCTTGCAGGTGGCCTAGGGTTGATGGTGTTTGCTATTACGGGCATCGCTTTAACTAAGCGTCGTGACAAGTTAGGAACGCTGCTACCCGTCGCGCTCTCTCTGGTGATTATCTTTCAAGCAGCGCTCGGTATGTGGACAGTGACTCTTAAACTGATGCCAATTGTTGTTATGGGACACCTCATTGGCGGCTTTACCATGTTTTCGCTCCTGTTTTTCACTTATCTGAAGCTAAGACCTAAATTGGAAATAAGACGACAGAATACACCAGAAGAGAGTTTGGAGAACACGAGTAAGTCGTTTGAGCCTAAGGTAGTTGATAGACCAATCTCACCAACCGCTCTAAATATCGTTAGCTCTCGTTTGAAGGCATTTGCACTCTTGGCATTGGTTGTCACGGTTGGTCAAATCATTCTAGGCGGTTGGACGTCTTCTAATTATGCTGCTGTTGTCTGTACTGCGCTGCCTATTTGTGAAGGTAACTGGACACAGTATCTGGACTTCAAAACCGCGTTTACACCCGTTCACTTTGGCTTTGATAACTACGAATTCGGGGTATTGGAATATCCTGCAAGAATGACGATTCACGTAACTCATCGCATTGGTGCCAT
This is a stretch of genomic DNA from Vibrio maritimus. It encodes these proteins:
- a CDS encoding COX15/CtaA family protein; this translates as MGLMNLVKAALVLTVVVIAMGAYTRLADAGLGCPDWPGCYGKLTVPSSKVDVEVANTLYPERAVEPYKAWLEMIHRYLAGGLGLMVFAITGIALTKRRDKLGTLLPVALSLVIIFQAALGMWTVTLKLMPIVVMGHLIGGFTMFSLLFFTYLKLRPKLEIRRQNTPEESLENTSKSFEPKVVDRPISPTALNIVSSRLKAFALLALVVTVGQIILGGWTSSNYAAVVCTALPICEGNWTQYLDFKTAFTPVHFGFDNYEFGVLEYPARMTIHVTHRIGAIVVALIVGMLAFRLLRYPYQAIRKLGMVVAVILGIQLALGISNVVFHLPLPVAVLHNLGAALLLLSLIHTNYALRSARYIRAEKPNLTIVEATTSIKTLKASGDKESSL